GCTGAGAGACACCCAAGAATACTCCGAACAATTATGTGAACAGGTAAAAACGAGGCTACACCGAAAAGTAATGTGAGCCCGAGAAAAGTGATCAACATTCTCTTTGAAACCCAATTCCCATAACCTACCTTTTTATTGTTCATTTTGTTCAGCTCTTTATCTTTAATTATATACAAATGCTTTTTGATAAATGCCGATGCTTGACGATTCTTCACATGATTTTGCATTACTTCTGGTAAGGACAGTATATCATCTCCATCTTCAAGCCCTTTGAATCAGATTCCGACTTTTTTGGGATTGACTCAAGCTTGTTTATACCTACCCTTGCGGTAACTGCTGCTGATAAGGCATCGAGAATGTCATCTATTTTAACATCCTTTCTTCTATAGGTGGATAAAGCATGCTCTATTATGTCCTCTGTACAAGGATAAATGGCTTGTAATATCTGCTTACGCTCCGATTGCCCTTCAGGTTTCTTTTTTGAGTGTTGCATCGGATGACCACTAAGTGCCCAGAAACATATCTCTGGATGTATTTCCCTAATCTTCGATTTAGCAAATTCGTCTTTGGAAAAAAGGATATCTACTTCACGTATCTTAGGAATTATATTCCAGGTCTGTAAGGATAACTTTCTTCCTGTCTTTTGCTCATTGATCTTGTTAGCCTCCTCATAACCCTTGACATAAGCATAAATTGCAGGGCGGCAAGGTGCTGGAAACACACTGGAGGCACGATTAGAGCCAAGCAATTCTCTAGCTTTCTTATCGCATTTCCGCTCTTCATATCCTTTCTCTCTTAAACCAATGGGGACATCGAGAAGTATCCAGGAGGCATTTTTGTATTTATTCCAAAGGCTTGAAATGTCTGGAAAAACTTCTATCTCCCAGTCATCATTCTCTTTAAGTAGAATCGTAAACCAGCCTGCTTTACAACCATCAGCACCAACAAACATTTTTAACCCCTTAAGATCTATATTCGACTAACGTTACGCTTGGGAGCGTATTTGAAGTTTTGCAGAAAAGAGAGGCTCAAAATGGAGATATTAATCCGAGCCAAGCGTCTGCCCCATAGACGCGTGAGAATATTTTAGAGAGCGTGCTCCTACTTCATAATCGTTGATTTTACATAAAATCCTCTATCAGTTAGGAATTCACATTTTATCAAAATGCCTATTTACGATAAGATAAATCTTCATTCATTTTATTTACGATGTCTCTAATCTGTTTTGAACTAATAATTAACATATAAATAAAGAATATGTAAGTTAAAAAAAACAAAATCAAATACTCTGTATTTACCATATCAGCTGATAAAAGGACCAGGTAACCTATCGTTAACATAAATAATATGAAAAGCCACATAGTGGTAGTATTTAGGATTCCCCTATTATTTTTTAAATTATACCAACTGTCCAAGTAAGATTTATAGTTCTCAATCTTCTCTCTGCTAACGTCTTCAGCCTCAGCCAAATTCTTGGTTTCTGTAATTAGAACTTCATTGAAGTATTTTGTTTCAATTTCATCGAGTTCCTTTTCGCTTCTCTGTAATAGGAATTTTCTTGCACTGAATAAAGCAGCACCTATGACTGCTAATATTGCACCTCCCCCAAATAATATAGTAGACGTGTCAACCATACAAACTATCCATCTTTTTAATATATGCTTCTATAAGGAGAATAAACTATCCATTATAAATGCTTTCTTACTTTTGATGTAAGCTGCTTACTTTATATTCAAAGAGATAACATAGCGAAATTTAAAATGAATTAATCGATTTCGGATTTGGAGTTTAATTCGATTTGATTGGTATCTCATTTATCGCTTTTCCGCTTTTTCAAGCCGATGATGATCCATGCGACTCCTACGACCATCAGTCCAGCACCAACGCCAGGATTAACTGCTGCCATAAGGGCTGCTCCAGCTCCCATAAAACAAACTCCGATCGCTATAAATTTTTGTTTGTTAGTTTGCCCTTTCATTTTTGACCTTTTTCATTTCTAAAGAGTCTTATGCCAATCTTAACGCAACAAAAACCAGTCCTATAACTGTCAGACTATCACTATCCCCGCATAACCAACCACACTGGATTTATCACCAGTAACATCTCCGCTGGTAGCATATTTCAGCAATTTGCCTTTCTTTGCTCCCAGTGCCTTTGTGGTCTCCATCATGACTGCGATGGGCCCATAGCCACAAACCGACATTTGATGTTCATAGATTCGGGAATAGAATTTCGAAGCATTCAGCTCAAGGATTGCCTCTATCACCGAGCTATCCTTCTCCCTTGCCACTTTGTCAGGCTCATAATGGGTGAAATCGGAGGATGCCAACACCACGACATCTTTATCTCTTAATGCATTCGCCAGATCAATGCTGACATCTTTGACAGTTTCCTCATCTTGTAAGCCCATGCTTATGGGAACGATCTTGAACTCCTTGAACCTGTACTGCAAAAACGGCAACTGAACTTCTATCGAGTGTTCATATCTGTGAGCAACCTCGTCCACGTCTATGCTCGAAGAGAGATCATCCACGATTTCTTCATCCACTTCCACCTTGCCTAAGGGCGTGCTCCAGGTCTCTTTTGACAAAGCGATGATGGAGCCGATTGCATGGTGGTTGGGCCCGATGAGGACATATGTCTCGGCGGAAGGGATCGCAGCATAGACCTGGGCCGCCACTTGCCCTGAGTAAACATAGCCGGCATGTGGTGCCACTCCTCCGCTTACACTTTCATTTCCCTCTTCAGGGACGGCCACATCAAAAAAGCCCTTTAGCTGAGATCTCAGACCTTCTGGGTCACCTCTATAGAATTGTCCTGCAACAACAGGCCTTCTCATAGACTCCTCATAGTTCTGCTTCGAAATCCTCTATAGCATAGCTAAATGGCTCCCCCCTTTCCTTGAGGGTTTCCCTGGCGAGCAACCAGTACACTACTGCCAGTGCCTTCCTTCCCTTGTTGTTTGTGGGGATCACCAGGTCGACGTTGGTGGTCATATTGTTGGTGTCGCACATTCCTATAACAGGAATCCCAATGCTCACCGCCTCTTTAACAGCTTGCGCATCTCCACTCGGGTCTGTTACGATTAATAGGTCCGGCTCCGTATAACCTAGGTATTGTGGATTTGTCAACGTTCCAGGTATGAATCGCCCTGCAATCGCTTTTGCACCGATCGATTTGGCGAGTTTTTCCGCAGGTCGCTGACCGTATTGTCTTGCAGAAACGATCACTATTTTCTCTGGATCGTATCTTGCCAGCATCTTAGCTGCAACTCTAATGCGTTGATCTGTTGCCTGAACGTTTAAGACATACAGCCCATCCGTTCTCACCCGATAGATGAACTTCATCATGTCTTCAGTTTTCTGCTGAGTTCCGATATGAACGCCTGAAGCCAGATACTCGTCCATGGGTATAAGTGACTCATATTCGGTATCCATAAAATCTTCATTCATGCTAATTCCACCATCTTTTCACCCGACTCTTCTATCCTGATTAATTCATTAAGTTTTGCTATTCTTTCTCCCCCTATTATGCCCGTCTTGATGATTGGGGTACCAAACGCGACTGCTAGGTGAGCTATCGTATCATCAGTAGTCTCACCAGACCTATGGGACATAACGCAAACATAACCGTTAGCATTTGCCATCTTTACTGCTTTATAAGCATCTGTTACCGTTCCTATCTGATTTGGTTTGATCAGCACGGAATTTGCTGCACCGATTTCTATGCCTCGCTTTATTCTGATCAAATTCGTGACGAACAAATCGTCGCCACAGATCAAACAACTCGCATCAGAGGTTAGTTTAGCGAATCCGTCGAAGTCTTGCTCGTGGAGCGGGTCCTCTACGTAATATAGGTCGTATTGGTCTATCAATTCCTCAATGTATTGCCTCTGCCCCTCTCCACTGAGGTTAACATTCGAATATATATAGGATGAACCGTCCCATAATTCTGTCGCAGCTACATCAATAGCAGCACGCATCTTGAATCCGACATGATCCGATACATCCTCCATCGCTTCAGATATGAGTGTAAGCGCTTCCTCATTGCTTATCTTTGGGGCCCATGCCCCCTCGTCACCTTTACCACAAGGTATGCCTCTATCGTCCAATAACGTCTTAACTTGTTTATGGACTAAGGCATTAGCAAATACGGCATCTGTCATAGATCTTGCACCTGTTGGTAGCACTAAAAACTCCTGAATGTCAGTCCCTCCCGGGGCATGTGCCCCCCCTCCGATTACGTTACCCAGCGGATAAGGGAGATTTTTACCTAACCCAAGGTGTCGATACAATGGTACTCCAAGAGATGATGCCGCTGCTTTTGCTACTGCCATGGATGTCGCAACAGCCGTATTGCCGCCTATGTTCGAAAAGTCATCTGTGCCATCTATCTCATGGAGCAACGCATCTATACTCCTT
The genomic region above belongs to Methanocellales archaeon and contains:
- a CDS encoding DUF429 domain-containing protein; the protein is MFVGADGCKAGWFTILLKENDDWEIEVFPDISSLWNKYKNASWILLDVPIGLREKGYEERKCDKKARELLGSNRASSVFPAPCRPAIYAYVKGYEEANKINEQKTGRKLSLQTWNIIPKIREVDILFSKDEFAKSKIREIHPEICFWALSGHPMQHSKKKPEGQSERKQILQAIYPCTEDIIEHALSTYRRKDVKIDDILDALSAAVTARVGINKLESIPKKSESDSKGLKMEMIYCPYQK
- the eno gene encoding phosphopyruvate hydratase, which produces MTIIQDVMIREISDSRGNKTIEVDIRTKSGFGRAAAPSGASRGSFEARVLSVPEAISKAKENVLPRLIGVDAMDQRSIDALLHEIDGTDDFSNIGGNTAVATSMAVAKAAASSLGVPLYRHLGLGKNLPYPLGNVIGGGAHAPGGTDIQEFLVLPTGARSMTDAVFANALVHKQVKTLLDDRGIPCGKGDEGAWAPKISNEEALTLISEAMEDVSDHVGFKMRAAIDVAATELWDGSSYIYSNVNLSGEGQRQYIEELIDQYDLYYVEDPLHEQDFDGFAKLTSDASCLICGDDLFVTNLIRIKRGIEIGAANSVLIKPNQIGTVTDAYKAVKMANANGYVCVMSHRSGETTDDTIAHLAVAFGTPIIKTGIIGGERIAKLNELIRIEESGEKMVELA
- the rpsB gene encoding 30S ribosomal protein S2 → MNEDFMDTEYESLIPMDEYLASGVHIGTQQKTEDMMKFIYRVRTDGLYVLNVQATDQRIRVAAKMLARYDPEKIVIVSARQYGQRPAEKLAKSIGAKAIAGRFIPGTLTNPQYLGYTEPDLLIVTDPSGDAQAVKEAVSIGIPVIGMCDTNNMTTNVDLVIPTNNKGRKALAVVYWLLARETLKERGEPFSYAIEDFEAEL
- a CDS encoding MEMO1 family protein translates to MRRPVVAGQFYRGDPEGLRSQLKGFFDVAVPEEGNESVSGGVAPHAGYVYSGQVAAQVYAAIPSAETYVLIGPNHHAIGSIIALSKETWSTPLGKVEVDEEIVDDLSSSIDVDEVAHRYEHSIEVQLPFLQYRFKEFKIVPISMGLQDEETVKDVSIDLANALRDKDVVVLASSDFTHYEPDKVAREKDSSVIEAILELNASKFYSRIYEHQMSVCGYGPIAVMMETTKALGAKKGKLLKYATSGDVTGDKSSVVGYAGIVIV